Proteins from one Osmerus mordax isolate fOsmMor3 chromosome 21, fOsmMor3.pri, whole genome shotgun sequence genomic window:
- the fam83gb gene encoding protein FAM83G, protein MALSQLQCLDENHVNWRVSESKPEFFYSEDQRLALEELISRGREAFTEYLSKHGIREFLSEPEVERLARTAEAYQPGSDNQRAETGAGPGDDGGDGAVSLQYWPDRSENSIPDLDLGWPDAISYRGVTRVHVHTQPPMDGNIHIKEVVRKAIAQAQKVIAVVMDVFTDVDIFRDLLDACYKRRVAVYIILDSAAVPCFLLMCDRAGMHTGHLKNLRVRCNGGVDFYSRSAQKVRGSLSQRFLFLDGDKAISGSYSFTWSSSRLDRQLVTAMSGQAVEAFDKLFRDLYLTSRSVSLSKVQLGEKPAPEPALSAPTPPPPLATVARKLINPKYALVTAHANASPASSGNLSSNKNSTSQNAVGLLVKGRVREPVEAPPLHPGLANLEKAYLVAYLPTWPEPDPAGDVIGFINVRGGSRPLQAHLQRSQQFETSQAVRFSSPFSPPAPPELPEVALPRTHTATHTADTHTANTPPPPRPPRAA, encoded by the exons ATGGCTCTGTCTCAGCTCCAGTGTTTGGACGAGAACCACGTCAACTGGCGCGTGAGCGAGAGCAAACCGGAGTTCTTCTACAGCGAGGACCAGCGGCTAGCGCTCGAGGAACTCATTTCCCGGGGACGCGAGGCCTTTACCGAATACCTCAGCAAACACGGCATCCGCGAGTTCCTCTCTGAACcagaggtggagaggctggCGCGCACGGCAGAGGCCTACCAGCCCGGTAGTGACAATCAGAGGGCTGAAACGGGAGCAGGACCGGGAGATGACGGGGGCGATGGCGCTGTCTCATTACAATACTGGCCCGACCGTTCTGAGAATTCTATACCGGACCTGGACTTGGGTTGGCCCGACGCGATCTCGTACCGGGGAGTGACGAGGGTCCATGTGCACACGCAGCCGCCCATGGACGGAAACATTCACATCAAAGAGGTGGTGCGCAAAGCTATTGCGCAGGCTCAGAAG gtCATAGCGGTGGTGATGGATGTGTTTACAGATGTGGACATCTTCAGAGACCTGCTGGATGCGTGCTACAAGCGTAGGGTGGCAGTGTACATCATCCTGGACTCTGCTGCTGTACCCTGCTTCCTGCTCATGTGTGACCGGGCTGGCATGCACACAGGACACCTGAag AACCTGCGCGTGCGCTGCAATGGAGGGGTGGATTTCTACTCTCGCTCTGCCCAGAAGGTCCGCGGCTCTCTCAGCCAGAGGTTCCTGTTCCTGGATGGAGACAAGGCCATCTCTGGCTCCTACAG CTTCACGTGGTCTTCGTCCCGGTTGGACCGCCAGCTCGTCACGGCGATGAGCGGCCAGGCGGTGGAGGCGTTCGACAAACTGTTCCGTGACCTCTACCTGACCTCCAGGAGCGTATCTCTTTCCAAGGTGCAGCTGGGGGAGAAGCCTGCCCCTGAGCCTGCCCTctccgcccccacccctcccccacccttggCAACCGTTGCCAGGAAACTCATCAACCCCAAGTACGCCTTGGTTACAGCCCACGCCAACGctagccccgcctcctccgGCAACCTCAGCAGCAACAAGAACTCCACCTCCCAGAATGCAGTGGGGCTCCTGGTCAAGGGGCGTGTCCGGGAGCCTGtggaggccccgcccctccaTCCCGGCCTGGCAAATCTGGAGAAGGCGTACCTGGTGGCGTACCTGCCCACCTGGCCGGAGCCCGATCCCGCTGGGGATGTTATTGGGTTCATAAATGTGCGCGGGGGATCACGGCCCCTCCAGGCTCACCTGCAGAGATCCCAGCAGTTTGAGACGAGTCAAGCCGTACGCTTCAGTTCCCCCTTCAGCCCCCCCGCACCCCCAGAGCTGCCTGAAGTAGCCctgccccgcacacacaccgccacacacaccgctgacacacacactgctaatacacccccccccccccgcccccccagagcTGCCTGA
- the slc5a10 gene encoding sodium/mannose cotransporter SLC5A10, whose amino-acid sequence MAWWPIGASLFASSEGSGLFIGLAGTGAAGGIAVAGFEWNATYVLLALAWVFVPVYVSSGIVTMPEYLGRRFGGERIRTYLSVLSLMLSVFTKISTDLYSGALFVQVCLGWNLYLSTVLMLLVTALYTIAGGLAAVIYTDTLQTFIMIIGAIILTITAFNKIGGYGNLERVYAAAVPSKVIPNSSCHLPRADAMHLFRDASSGDLPWPGMTLGLTILATWYWCTDQVIVQRSLSAKNLSHVKGASILASYLKMLPFILIILPGMVSRALYPDSVGCVDPEECVRVCGAEVGCSNIAFPKLVIELMPSGLRGLMIAVMMAALMSSLTSIFNSSSTLFTMDIWKKYRPRASERELLLVGRIVTVILVVISVVWIPILQSANSGQLYVYIQSVTSYLAPPVTAIFTLAVFWRRTNEQGAFWGLMVGLGVGVCRMVLEFAFPPPRCGVPDPAPSVLRSVHYLHFAILLCGLTVAVVIPVSLLTPPPTEEQLRNLTWWTISEEVEREIPLQKMSSVSQHPHQGSEAVRRVTCGRAVGLCVSSQEEETPSPRVPSVRESVFWSRFCCANALLLICINIFLYAYFA is encoded by the exons ATGGCCTGGTGGCCG atcgGGGCGTCTCTGTTTGCCAGCTCCGAGGGGTCCGGTCTCTTTATCGGGCTGGCAGGGACTGGAGCTGCTGGGGGAATTGCTGTGGCCGGCTTTGAGTGGAac gctACCTATGTGTTGCTGGCTCTGGCTTGGGTCTTCGTCCCTGTCTATGTGTCATCAGGG attgtGACCATGCCTGAGTATCTCGGCCGCCGatttggaggagagaggatccgtacctacctgtctgtcctctctctgatgCTGTCTGTCTTCACCAAGATCtca acagACCTATACTCTGGAGCTCTGTTCGTCCAGGTGTGTCTGGGCTGGAACCTCTACCTGTCCACTGTCCTCATGCTGCTGGTGACCGCTCTGTACACCATcgcag gTGGGCTGGCAGCAGTCATCTATACAGACACTCTGCAAACCTTCATTATGATCATAGGAGCaatcatcctcaccatcacag cctTTAACAAGATCGGTGGATATGGTAACCTGGAGCGTGTGTATGCTGCAGCCGTGCCCTCCAAGGTCATCCCCAACAGCAGCTGCCACCTTCCCCGGGCCGACGCCATGCACCTGTTCAGGGACGCCTCCAGCGGAGACCTGCCCTGGCCTGGCATGACCCTGGGGCTCACCATCCTGGCCACCTGGTACTGGTGCACCGACCAG gtgattGTCCAGAGGTCCCTGTCTGCTAAGAACCTGAGCCATGTGAAGGGAGCCTCCATCCTGGCCTCCTACCTGAAGATGCTGcccttcatcctcatcatcctccctGGCATGGTGAGCCGGGCTCTctacccag actcTGTAGGCTGCGTGGACCcagaggagtgtgtgcgtgtgtgtggagcggaGGTTGGCTGCTCCAACATTGCCTTCCCCAAGCTAGTCATCGAGCTCATGCCCAGCG ggcTGCGAGGCCTGATGATCGCGGTGATGATGGCGGCGCTGATGTCATCGCTgacctccatcttcaacagtagCAGCACCCTGTTCACCATGGACATCTGGAAGAAGTATCGGCCCCGCGCCTCAGAGAGggagctgctgctggtgggcag GATCGTCACGGTGATCCTGGTGGTCATCAGTGTGGTATGGATCCCCATCCTCCAGTCAGCCAATAGCGGACAGCTCTACGTCTACATCCAGTCAGTGACCAGCTACCTGGCTCCGCCCGTCACTGCCATCTTCACCCTGGCTGTGTTCTGGAGGAGGACCAAcgaacag ggggcattctggggtctgatggtggggctgggggtgggggtttgtCGAATGGTGCTGGAGTTTGCGTTCCCGCCCCCGCGCTGCGGCGTGCCTGACCCCGCCCCGTCCGTGCTGCGCAGCGTACACTACCTGCACTTCGCCATCCTGCTCTGTGGACTCACTGTCGCCGTGGTGATACCTGTGTccctgctcacccccccccccacggagGAGCAG ttgcgTAACCTAACGTGGTGGACGATCtctgaggaggtggagagagagatccccCTGCAGAAGATGTCCTCTGTCAGCCAGCACCCCCACCAGG GTTCGGAGGCGGTTCGCAGGGTGACTTGTGGCCGGgcggtgggtctgtgtgtgtccagccaggAGGAAGAAACTCCATCTCCCAGAGTTCCTAgcgtgagggagagtgtgttctGGTCCAGGTTCTGCTGTGCCAacgccctcctcctcatctgcaTCAACATCTTCCTCTATGCATACTTTGCCTGA